The segment ATCCGCGACCTTATCGGGGTAATCGGTGTGGATATGCACGCGGATGGTGCCGTCGCCGCCGGCGACGATGAGAGAATCGCCGTGGGGCACGAGCATCGTGCGCATGGCGTCGGCGTCGGTCGTGGCTTTGGCGAGCACGAATTCGGTGCAGAAGCGATGCGTCTCGACCTTCTGCTTCGTGGTGAACGTCGTGCGGCGCACGGGGCGGCGCGGAAACGCGGTCGTGTAGGGAGCGCGACCCGGCAGCATGCGGATCACGCCTTCCATGAAATACACGAAGCCTTGGCCGCCGGCGTCCACCACGTTTGCTTCTTTGAGCACGGCAAGTTGATCGGGCGTTCTTTCCAGCGCCTCGTTGGCGGCACCGACCACGGCATGCAGGAGTGAGAAAAAATCGGGATCGCCGACCGCGTTCTTGAAGGCGGCGTTCGCGGCTGCGCCGGCAACGGAGAGGATCGTGCCTTCCACCGGCTTGAGCAGCGCTTTGCGCGCGGCTTGCACGGCTTCATTCATCGCGGTCGCGAGTTCGCGCGTGTTGATCGCGTCGCGGTGGCGCACTTCGTAGGCGAAGCCGCGGAACATCTGGGAGATGATGACGCCGGAATTGCCGCGCGCGCCCATGAGCGAGCCCTGCGCGGCGGCCGCGGCGACTTCAGAGAGGGGCTTCGTGCGCACCTTTCGCGCTTCGACCATCGCCGCGCGCACCGTGAAGAACATGTTGGTGCCCGTGTCGCCGTCGGGCACAGGGAAGACATTGAGATCGTTGATCACGGACCGGTACTTGCGCAGAAAATACGTGCCGGCAACCACAAAATCGGCGAACGTCTTTCCGTCGCAGCGGGTTATCTCCACCAGTTTGTTGACCCCATAACGGCGTTATGGTACGATAGCGCGGTCATTCTTGTTACTCGGAGAGGAACCCCTCATGGCCAAGCGATGCGATATTTGCGGCAAAGGGCCGGCGGCGGGCAACAACGTGAGCCACTCGATGCGCAAAACGCGCCGTCGCTGGCTGCCGAACCTGCAATCCGTGCGCGTGAAGCAAGCGGGATCGGTGAAGACCATGAAGGTCTGCACGACCTGCTTGAAATCGAACAGAGTCACCCGCGCCGCGTAATTTTTGGATCTAGAGTTTTTTAAAGTGATCGTAGCCGCCGCGCGGTAGCGGCTCGCGACGATCGCCGTCCAGCAGCCACACGTTTCCGGCGCCGCTCTCGAATCGTCCAACCGCGCAAAGCGGCCGGCCGAACTTCGCTTCGAACGAGCGCGCGACGTGCGGATATGCGCGCGTTTCCACCGCGACCAGCAATTCGTAGTCATCGCCGCCGTCGAGCGTGAGCGAACGCGCGTCAACGCCTGCGGCGCGTGCCGCCTCCGCGACCGCAGGATGCACCGACAGCGACGCGGCATCGACATGCGCATCGAGCGCCGATGCGCGCGCCATTCTCGCGACGTCGGTCGACAAGCCGTCGGAGATGTCCATCATCGCGTGCACCGCGCGGCGCGATCCCAAGAAACGTCCCTCGCGCAAGCGCGGCTCCGGCGTGAAGTAAGCGCGCATCAAGAGCGCGCGGCTCTCCGCCCGCAGCGTGTCGGTTTTTCGCGCATCCGATACGCGCAGCGCCGCTGCAGCCAGCCCTAACGGCCCCGTGACAACGATGACGTCGCCGGCGCGTGCGCCCGCCCGGGTGCGCAGATTGCTGCGCCGCACTTCTCCGACGATCGTCGGGGCGATCGTCAGCACCGGCGCGCGCACGATATCGCCGCCCGCGATGGCGCATCCGGTTCGTCTGCCCAGCCCCGCCATGCCCGTGTAGAATTCGCGCGCCCATGCCTCATCGACATCGGCCGTGATGCCGAGAGCGATCACCGCGACGCAGGGCCGGCCGCCCATCGCGGCGATGTCCGAAAGATTCTCGGCTAACGCTTTGTGACCGAGCGCCTGCGGTGAAGTCTCGTGTAGTCGGAAGTGCACGCCGTCCACCAACATGTCGGTCGTGACGAGCGAAAGATGGCTTGCCTTTGTCTTCCACACCGCGGCGTCGTCGCCGATCCCCACGCGCAGCGATCGCGGAGACTCGCCCAACGCGCCGGCGATCGCCGCCACGAGGTCGTCTTCGGTTAGAGCCTCGCGCTTTAGCGCGCGCATGCCTCGCGCACCCGGCCGATCGTCTGGTCGGGCGCCGGCGTGCCGAAAATGCCCGCCCCCATGACGACCGTATCGGCGCCGGCTTTGGCGACGGCCGCCACGTTGTTGAGCGTGATGCCGCCGTCGACTTCCAATTCGACTGAGAGGCCGCGCTTGTCGATCATGCTGCGCGCCGCAGCGATCTTCGCCGTCGAAGATTCGATGTAGCTCTGGCCGCCGAAGCCCGGGTTGACGCTCATGATGAGCAGCAGGTCGACGTAGGGCAAAATCTCTTCGAGGACGTTGAGCGGCGTCGCCGGATTGATCGACAGCCCGGCACGTGCGCCGGACTCTTTGATGTGATGCATCAAGCGGTTTGCGTGCACCGTGGCTTCCCAGTGGACCGTGATGATGTCTGCGCCGGCGGCCCGGAAATCGTCGACGTAGCGTTCGGGTTCGACGATCATCAGATGGGCGTCGAAGGTCAGGCGGGTGAGTTTGCGCAGATCTTTGATGATCTTCGGGCCCCATGTGATGTTGGGGACGAAGCGGCCATCCATCACGTCGAGATGGAGATAGTCGGCTCCGCCGCGTTCAACCAGCGCGATCTGCTCGCGAATGTTCGCGAAGTCTGCGGACAGCAGCGACGGTGCGACTTTTAGGCGCCGATCAGGCTGCCCGTCGCGAGCGGTGGTCATGAGGGAGGGTTCTCGGCGCGATTGCGCGTTTCCTCAAGACGCCCGAGCTAGCGCTCGGGACGGTACACCCGAACTTCGTTCGGGTCGCTACATTCATCCGGGGCTAAAGCCCCGGCACTACATTTGCGCTGTGGATCAAATCGGGGTGGAGTTCACCAGTTCGCCGTTCACGTAGGTCTCGACCGTGCCTGCGCCGGTGACGGTGACGTCGAACGACAACGTGAACCCGCCCGTCGTCATCTGATCGTACAGGTCGCGCGAGCCCGATGCGTCTTGCAACACCACTTTCACGCGCTTCGATTTGGCCGAACCCGGCAGCTGAACGGCGATGCGCAGGGTTCGCGCCTCGTTCGGTGAGGGCAGCGCGCTGGTCGGCGAGGGGCTTGGGGTGGGCGTCGGCGTCGGCGTTTGTTCTGGAATCGCGGTCGGCTCCGGCGACGGCGTTTCCGTGGGCCTCGGCGTCGGCGTGGCCGGCGGGCCCTTGCTCACCTGCAACGCGATGCGCTCTCCGGGGATGAGCGGCTGTCCGGGCAGCGGCTGCTGCGCCACGATGGTATCCTTGGGCCTCGCGCCTGGCGTGATCGGCAAGTAGGTCGGTGGATCGATGGTGAGATGGTACTCGTGCGCAATGGATTTCACGAAGGTCAACGACAGACCCACGAAGTTCGGCACGTACGATCCCTCTCGCCCCGTCGCGATCGTCACGTCCACCTTCGTGCCGATGGGAACCACCGTGAACGGGTCGGGCCGCTGCGACGTCACCGTGCCGGCGATCACGCTCGTGCTGTGCTCTTGCGTAGCCGTGCCGAGCTGCAGGCGCGCGTTCGCCAACTCGACGCGCGCGTCGCGCAGGGATAAGTTGCTGAGGTTCGGCGTGGCGATCGTCGTCGGTCCGTCGGAAACGATCACGTCGATCGCGCGGCCCTCGCGCACGCGCACGCCCGCGGCGGGGAACTGGCCGAGGACCGCACCCTTGAGGGCTTTGTCATCGTTATGGTGCGCCACGACGCGCAAGCTGACGTGGGCCCGCTCGGCGACCGACCCCGCCTCGTCGAATTGCAAGCCGACGAACTTGGGCACTTCGACCGGGTTGCCGGAGGGTTCGAGCCAATGAAATGCCGCCCAGACGACCCACACGACGACCACGATGAGCAGCACGACCGCCGCGGGAAGAGCGTAGAGGCCCAGCCGGCTCTCGCGGCGCGGCGGCAGCGCGAAGGCCTCGACGCGCTTCTGGCGTCGCGGTTTGTCAGAATCGCTCACGCCAGCGCTTCGAGCACGGCATCGGGGATATCGGCGTTGGAGTACACGTGCGTCACGTCGTCATGCTCCTCCAGCGCGTCCAGGAATTTCAATACGGCCGGGGCGTCTTCGCGCGTGACGTCCGCTTGCGTCTTCGCGACCAGTTCGAGCCCGGCTGATTCGACCGCGAGATGCCGCGGCCCGAGCAAGGTCCGCTCGATCATCGCGCGCACGTCGCTTAGCGCGGGCGGTTCGGTCACGATCTCCGCGCTCTGATCCTCGAGCTTGACGTCGAGCACCCCGTCCGCCACCGCGCATTCGAGCAACTGATCCTCGGTGATGCCTGCGCGGGGGATGCGGATTACGCCGCGCTGCTCGAAGAGCCATCCGACCGAGCCTGTTTCGCCGAGGTTGCCGCCGTTGCGCGAAAACGCGTAGCGCATCTCGGAGGCGGTGCGGTTGCGGTTGTCGGTGACCGCCTCGACGATCACCGCTACGCCACGCGGGCCATAGCCCTCGTAGCGGACCTCTTCGAAACTCTCGCTTTTGCCCTCGCCGCTCGCCCGCGCGATGGCTCGCTTGATGTTGTCCATCGGCATGTTGTTGTCGCGCGCTTTAGCGACCGCCATCTTCAAGCGGAAGTTGGCCTCAGGATCGGGCGAACCGGCGCGCGCCGCCACGATGATCTCCTTGCTGAGCTTCGTGAAGAGCTGGCCGCGCTGCGCGTCCACCTTGCCCTTCTTCAGCCGGATGTTGTGCCACTTGGAATGTCCGGACATGACGCCTAGAAGATCCTCATGCTTTCGCGCCGTCGGGCTTGGGCGCCGGGTTCAGCGGCAAACCGAAGCGCAGGCGCAAGATGTCGCGGATGGTGCGCATGATCACGCCGACGGTCGCGCCCTTGGACTGTCCGGTGGTGCGCGGGTAGTGGTGCACGCCGATCTCGACCATCGACACGTTGCGCCGGCGTAATTTTATGAGCAGTTCGGAGCTGATGAACGCGCCGTTGGATTCCAGCTCGATGCCGTCCAGCGCCTCTCGCCGGAACATCTTCCAAGCGCAGTCGATGTCCCGGACGCGCAAACCGAACACGAGCCGAATGATAAGCCGATACGTCCTGGCGATGAACAGGCGATGCGGCGGATCGCTGCGCTTGATGCGGTAGCCGGCCACCACCGGCGCACTTGAAAGCAGCGCAAGCGTTTGGGGCAATTCTTGCAGATCGAATTGTCCGTCCGCGTCGGAGAAAAAGATCACCTCTTTGCGCGCGCCGGCAAAACCGCTGCGCAGCGCCGCGCCATAACCCTTGTTGACGCCGTGCTGGATGAGGCGCACGCGCCGATCTTCAGCGGCCAGGCGCTCGACGATCTGAGCCGTCGCATCCTTGCTGCCGTCGTCGACTACGATGACCTCAAAGTCGCTCTCGAGCGGAGCCACCGCCGCGATCGCCTTGCGCACGGTCTGCTCGATAATGCCTTCCTCGTTGAACGCCGGGAAGAACACCGAAAGCGACACGTCAGATCCAGCCCCACCAGCCGGGCGCGCCGCCGGACAGCCACATGCGCGACTGCCATTGCGCTTGGGTGATATGCCCGCCCGACAGCAGCGGATAGAAGTACATGAACATCCACAGGCACGCCACGAGGTAGCCGCCGACCGCGAGCTGCGCCGTCAAGCGCCAGGTGCGGTCCTCTTGTGAGACTGCATCCGCCCAGATCCAGAAACGCTGCAAGACGTAGGTCGTGCACAGACAGATGATCGCCAAGTTGTTAAAGACATTGTATTGGAAATCGATGCGCGGCGAACCCATCCACGGCAGCCAGTGCACGAAGTATGCGAAGACCACGAGGAGCATGCCTTTGTGCCTTGCCCGCCACGCCAGCAGCCCCGCGAGAGGAACCGTGATCACGCCGGCAATCCAGACCGCTGGGTTGGGCAGCGCCAAGATCTCGGCCACGATCTGCACCGGGTCTTTCGGACCGGTGAACGTCTTATAGTAATAGGAGACTGGGCGCAAGTCGAACGGCCAGGTCCACCACTTCGAGCTGTACGGGTGCGTGGCGGTGGCGACCGTGTCGTGGTGGTACACGTACATCGAGTGTTGCAAGATCAGCAGGTCTTGGAAGGTCTTGCCCAAGCTGAAGTACGGGATGTAGGTCAGGACATACACGCCAAAGGCGAGCGCGAGCGTCGCGCCCAGGAACAGCGGCAAGCGCCAGCCGATCGGATTGCCCCAAACGAAGCGGCGCGGCGCACTGCTCGCATCGCTCTTGCCCGCCGATTTCGCGGGGTTCGCCGCGAAGAATTGCTGCGCGATGACGAATCCGCCGATGCACCAGATGGCGAAGAGATCGAACGCGCCGTACCACTTGCTCGCGCCGGCGCAACCCAGCGCGAGTCCGGTGAGCACCAGCCACACGCCCCAGCGCTGCTGATCCGCGATCGGTTCCGTCTTGGTCGAGCCGGAGATGGAGCCCTCGACCCACCACGTGACCTTGTCGCCGCCTTCGACCGCCTCAGCCCCGTCGGGATTCCACGTCACCCGTTGCTCGCCGTCGTTGAGGGTGGCGCCTTTGAGCGAACGCTTCTCGCCGCTTGGGAACGTCACGTTGGTGCCGTCCGCCCATGTGCCGTCGGGATAGACGACGTTCTTGCCGGTCTCGCGCTGGGTGCGCTCGCGCAGCGCCCTCCATACGCATACTCCACCCATGGCGAGCATGAACGCGATGAAGATGCCCAGGGGAACAGCCTGACCGGATGCCGTTTGATAGAAATTCGTCTCCAGCGCCACGAACGAAACGATGGCGAGCAGCACGAGCGCGGCGATGAAGTTGTTGGACGCCGGATACGTGATCTTGTCGACACGCCTTACGATCTGGACCGACGTCCAAAAGCGATAGCCGCAATACAACGCCGCGAGCGAGAACAACGCGACGTAGATCTCGGGCACCGCGATGCGCGAATGCACGTAGAAAAAACCGCTCGTGAGCAGCAGGAACACCGCGACGAGCGCCGCGGCGGTCGAGCTGAAGAGCCGCTTGGCAAAGGCGTACAGCAATGGGACTAGCAGCGTGCCCGCGAGCACCACGGCAACGCGCGAACTCACCGGATCGCCGACGCGATTCTTCACGAAGAAGGCCCCAAAGGCCATGCTGTGATTTACGAGCCACGCACCGAACGCCGGAAGGAAGATCTGGAAGAACCACGCGGTAGCGGCCATCGCGAGTTTCGGCAGCGGTGGATGCGTCCACTCGAACACGTCTTTGTGTTGGAGATACTCTTGCGCGGAGCGCGCGTAGTATATCTCATCGAAAATGCGCTCGTTCGGGTTTGACAGACCGTAGAACAACCACAGACACGTGCCTGCGGTGAGGCCCAGCACGATCAAGCGATCTGCGCGCGCGAGCGCCACCAACCCCTCGACCAGTTGCGGCGCGGTCCGCCCGGCGAGTCGCACCCCGCGTGCAAACCATGCGTTGAGCCCGGCGCCGAACTCTTCGACGAGGAACGTGGCCGCGAGCACGAACAACACCAGCACGTTCAGCAGCGAAAGCGGATGGACGAGCAGCGGATTGAGATCCTGGCTCGGGGTCTTCAGGTACTGGAGCGCGTAGGTCAGGTTGACGAGGAACGTCACCGACAGCACGGCCGTGGAAATGCGCGTGATCGGCCCCAGGTTCCACACCAGCGGCGCGAGCGCGATCGCCGAGAACAAGTAGCGCTCGTGCATGCGCGTGAGAACCATGAAGTAGCCGAGCATCGCCAAGAAGCAAGCGAATAGGAGCACCCGCTCGCTCTGCTGTGGAGCGGGGCCATTTGAATCCTGCGTGCCGCGCCACTGCCGGAACATGATGGCGAGCATGAGTCCGTTGAAGATGATCAATCCCCACAGCCACTGCGGGCCGCCTTTGGCGCCGAAGAGCGTCGGGAGCCACGACAGCCAAGGAACGGTGCCAAGCATGGTCGGCTGGTTGTCAGGCTGCCAGAAATCGTGCGCGATCGAATAGAGATTG is part of the Candidatus Tumulicola sp. genome and harbors:
- the rpmB gene encoding 50S ribosomal protein L28, with amino-acid sequence MAKRCDICGKGPAAGNNVSHSMRKTRRRWLPNLQSVRVKQAGSVKTMKVCTTCLKSNRVTRAA
- a CDS encoding glycosyltransferase family 2 protein codes for the protein MSLSVFFPAFNEEGIIEQTVRKAIAAVAPLESDFEVIVVDDGSKDATAQIVERLAAEDRRVRLIQHGVNKGYGAALRSGFAGARKEVIFFSDADGQFDLQELPQTLALLSSAPVVAGYRIKRSDPPHRLFIARTYRLIIRLVFGLRVRDIDCAWKMFRREALDGIELESNGAFISSELLIKLRRRNVSMVEIGVHHYPRTTGQSKGATVGVIMRTIRDILRLRFGLPLNPAPKPDGAKA
- a CDS encoding PASTA domain-containing protein encodes the protein MSDSDKPRRQKRVEAFALPPRRESRLGLYALPAAVVLLIVVVVWVVWAAFHWLEPSGNPVEVPKFVGLQFDEAGSVAERAHVSLRVVAHHNDDKALKGAVLGQFPAAGVRVREGRAIDVIVSDGPTTIATPNLSNLSLRDARVELANARLQLGTATQEHSTSVIAGTVTSQRPDPFTVVPIGTKVDVTIATGREGSYVPNFVGLSLTFVKSIAHEYHLTIDPPTYLPITPGARPKDTIVAQQPLPGQPLIPGERIALQVSKGPPATPTPRPTETPSPEPTAIPEQTPTPTPTPSPSPTSALPSPNEARTLRIAVQLPGSAKSKRVKVVLQDASGSRDLYDQMTTGGFTLSFDVTVTGAGTVETYVNGELVNSTPI
- a CDS encoding DAK2 domain-containing protein, which gives rise to MEITRCDGKTFADFVVAGTYFLRKYRSVINDLNVFPVPDGDTGTNMFFTVRAAMVEARKVRTKPLSEVAAAAAQGSLMGARGNSGVIISQMFRGFAYEVRHRDAINTRELATAMNEAVQAARKALLKPVEGTILSVAGAAANAAFKNAVGDPDFFSLLHAVVGAANEALERTPDQLAVLKEANVVDAGGQGFVYFMEGVIRMLPGRAPYTTAFPRRPVRRTTFTTKQKVETHRFCTEFVLAKATTDADAMRTMLVPHGDSLIVAGGDGTIRVHIHTDYPDKVADMAREFGDVQRYKVDNMEEQHNVLVVDRESKPRGIVAVAPGEGFAKIFKELGADVVVVGGATMNPSVKDLLVAVNKVLAPVVYLLPNDKNIILAAKEIDALTERRVVVVPTKTVADGIAAMFGLVNHPDDATVTSEALLAESSVVASGSIFSAGREAAIGGVAVKRGQLVGAIEARDGTSERLVEGRNAAGIAVALVRDAGASDASLISLYYGIARKHKDAEGVVAALRESYPDATVEAYYGGQTSSDYVIAVER
- the rpe gene encoding ribulose-phosphate 3-epimerase — its product is MTTARDGQPDRRLKVAPSLLSADFANIREQIALVERGGADYLHLDVMDGRFVPNITWGPKIIKDLRKLTRLTFDAHLMIVEPERYVDDFRAAGADIITVHWEATVHANRLMHHIKESGARAGLSINPATPLNVLEEILPYVDLLLIMSVNPGFGGQSYIESSTAKIAAARSMIDKRGLSVELEVDGGITLNNVAAVAKAGADTVVMGAGIFGTPAPDQTIGRVREACAR
- a CDS encoding YebC/PmpR family DNA-binding transcriptional regulator yields the protein MSGHSKWHNIRLKKGKVDAQRGQLFTKLSKEIIVAARAGSPDPEANFRLKMAVAKARDNNMPMDNIKRAIARASGEGKSESFEEVRYEGYGPRGVAVIVEAVTDNRNRTASEMRYAFSRNGGNLGETGSVGWLFEQRGVIRIPRAGITEDQLLECAVADGVLDVKLEDQSAEIVTEPPALSDVRAMIERTLLGPRHLAVESAGLELVAKTQADVTREDAPAVLKFLDALEEHDDVTHVYSNADIPDAVLEALA
- a CDS encoding phospholipid carrier-dependent glycosyltransferase; protein product: MAKNEILGIAGLLAGAFVLRLLFLPAVGHTTDIGTFEAWTNAIGIYGLHGFYSHAGFVDYPPGYMLILWGVAGLHHALAGLAGPHFDLLLYLVKLPAVIADLGLCYLVFLIARRMWNTSASLFAAGIIAFNPAIWFVSAVWGQADSVAAVFLAWAIYLALTDRFEFAWLALAFAVLIKPHPIAVAPLLLLWQIRRQGLHWRLALIPIIGLGVAYLGSAPFAPNAHPLDTLAWLYGQYGHGRDVYPFNSVNAFNLYSIAHDFWQPDNQPTMLGTVPWLSWLPTLFGAKGGPQWLWGLIIFNGLMLAIMFRQWRGTQDSNGPAPQQSERVLLFACFLAMLGYFMVLTRMHERYLFSAIALAPLVWNLGPITRISTAVLSVTFLVNLTYALQYLKTPSQDLNPLLVHPLSLLNVLVLFVLAATFLVEEFGAGLNAWFARGVRLAGRTAPQLVEGLVALARADRLIVLGLTAGTCLWLFYGLSNPNERIFDEIYYARSAQEYLQHKDVFEWTHPPLPKLAMAATAWFFQIFLPAFGAWLVNHSMAFGAFFVKNRVGDPVSSRVAVVLAGTLLVPLLYAFAKRLFSSTAAALVAVFLLLTSGFFYVHSRIAVPEIYVALFSLAALYCGYRFWTSVQIVRRVDKITYPASNNFIAALVLLAIVSFVALETNFYQTASGQAVPLGIFIAFMLAMGGVCVWRALRERTQRETGKNVVYPDGTWADGTNVTFPSGEKRSLKGATLNDGEQRVTWNPDGAEAVEGGDKVTWWVEGSISGSTKTEPIADQQRWGVWLVLTGLALGCAGASKWYGAFDLFAIWCIGGFVIAQQFFAANPAKSAGKSDASSAPRRFVWGNPIGWRLPLFLGATLALAFGVYVLTYIPYFSLGKTFQDLLILQHSMYVYHHDTVATATHPYSSKWWTWPFDLRPVSYYYKTFTGPKDPVQIVAEILALPNPAVWIAGVITVPLAGLLAWRARHKGMLLVVFAYFVHWLPWMGSPRIDFQYNVFNNLAIICLCTTYVLQRFWIWADAVSQEDRTWRLTAQLAVGGYLVACLWMFMYFYPLLSGGHITQAQWQSRMWLSGGAPGWWGWI
- the thiL gene encoding thiamine-phosphate kinase — its product is MRALKREALTEDDLVAAIAGALGESPRSLRVGIGDDAAVWKTKASHLSLVTTDMLVDGVHFRLHETSPQALGHKALAENLSDIAAMGGRPCVAVIALGITADVDEAWAREFYTGMAGLGRRTGCAIAGGDIVRAPVLTIAPTIVGEVRRSNLRTRAGARAGDVIVVTGPLGLAAAALRVSDARKTDTLRAESRALLMRAYFTPEPRLREGRFLGSRRAVHAMMDISDGLSTDVARMARASALDAHVDAASLSVHPAVAEAARAAGVDARSLTLDGGDDYELLVAVETRAYPHVARSFEAKFGRPLCAVGRFESGAGNVWLLDGDRREPLPRGGYDHFKKL